One segment of Phragmites australis chromosome 13, lpPhrAust1.1, whole genome shotgun sequence DNA contains the following:
- the LOC133889616 gene encoding uncharacterized protein LOC133889616, producing the protein MTRGSSKGGTLPESFGLSPLQKVTAAFRMLAYDAPADSLDECLRLGESTIIESMRRFVRAIVEVFGDEYLQAPTEEDTARLLDMNQHRGFPGMLGSIDCMHWRWKNCPTAWSGSFRGHVNAPTIILEAVASQDLWIWHAFFGMPGSLNDINVLHRSHLLDNLAGGVAPKVQYSINGHHYTMGYYLADKIYPEWATFVKPIPSPVGPKHQHFVVQQAAARKDVEQAFGVLQSRFPIVRGAARLWDQEILSDVMTACIIMHNMIIEDERTEGAVEYVYEGSGEDAVPSHEPTPLLEAFMERYGQIRSRPTHHQLRDDIVEHLWQVAGGRRTIDLMFLNKCNIVSHYIVFKYMSSHY; encoded by the coding sequence ATGACCCGTGGTTCAAGCAAAGGAGGAACGCTGCCGGAGAGCTTTGGGCTGTCACCCTTGCAAAAAGTAACTGCCGCTTTCCGTATGTTAGCTTACGATGCTCCTGCAGATTCTCTCGACGAGTGCCTCCGGCTAGGGGAGAGCACCATCATCGAGAGCATGCGGCGTTTCGTGCGGGCCATTGTCGAGGTGTTCGGTGACGAGTACCTCCAGGCGCCGACCGAGGAGGACACTGCTCGATTGCTGGATATGAACCAGCATCgagggttccccgggatgctTGGAAGCATCGATTGCATGCactggaggtggaagaactgtcccACGGCGTGGTCCGGTTCGTTCAGGGGTCATGTCAATGCACCGACTATCATTCTAGAGGCTGTGGCATCGCAAGACctatggatttggcatgccttcttcGGGATGCCAGGTTCATTGAACGACATCAATGTGCTGCACCGGTCTCATCTCCTTGACAACCTTGCTGGGGGAGTAGCACCCAAGGTACAATACTCTATTAATGGCCACCATTACACGATGGGGTACTATCTTGCAGACAAGATCTACCCAGAGTGGGCGACATTTGTGAAACCCATACCATCTCCAGTAGGCCCGAAGCATCAACACTTCGTGGTGCAGCAGGCGGCTGCACGAAAGGATGTTGAGCAGGCATTTGGAGTGTTGCAGTCCAGGTTTCCCATAGTCCGTGGCGCGGCGAGGTTGTGGGATCAAGAAATCCTCAGCGACGTAATGACCGCGTGTATCATCATGCATAACATGATAATCGAGGATGAGAGAACGGAAGGTGCTGTCGAATACGTCTACGAGGGTTCGGGCGAGGACGCGGTGCCGTCTCACGAACCAACCCCCCTGCTTGAAGCATTTATGGAAAGGTACGGGCAAATTAGAAGTCGACCAACGCATCATCAACTCCGTGACGACATTGTGGAGCACCTGTGGCAGGTGGCAGGAGGCAGGAGGACAATAGACCTCATGTTCTTAAATAAATGTAATATCGTGTCGCATTACATCGTGTTCAAATATATGTCTAGCCATTATTGA